The following are from one region of the Chitinophagales bacterium genome:
- the sirR gene encoding iron-dependent repressor, protein MPSSAEENYLKAIFKLSEKNPDSISTNSIARAMNTTPASVSDMLRKLANKKLIHYKKYKGVQLTEHGRKEAVKLIRSHRLWEVFLLEKLGFSWDQVHEIAEEMEHVRSPLLIERLEQFLGHPRYDPHGDPIPDAEGKISYHKDIRLLDLKQGEKARLVGVTEQTPRFLQHLDKIHLTLGSDIQVLELNEYDNSRLIKIRNKEVFVSEKICMHLIMKRL, encoded by the coding sequence ATGCCGTCCTCAGCAGAAGAAAACTATCTGAAGGCCATTTTCAAGCTATCAGAGAAAAATCCTGACAGCATCTCCACAAACAGCATTGCCCGAGCCATGAACACCACACCGGCATCGGTGAGCGACATGCTGCGCAAGCTGGCCAATAAGAAGCTCATTCATTATAAAAAGTATAAAGGCGTGCAACTGACCGAACACGGGCGCAAAGAAGCCGTCAAGTTGATCCGCAGTCATCGTCTGTGGGAGGTTTTCCTGTTGGAGAAACTTGGATTCTCCTGGGATCAGGTGCATGAAATAGCCGAGGAAATGGAGCACGTACGGTCACCCTTGCTCATTGAACGTCTGGAGCAGTTTCTGGGCCATCCCCGCTATGATCCGCATGGCGACCCCATCCCGGATGCTGAGGGTAAAATCAGTTATCACAAAGACATCAGGCTGTTAGATTTGAAGCAAGGCGAAAAAGCCCGCCTGGTAGGGGTCACTGAACAAACGCCCCGTTTTTTGCAACATCTGGACAAGATACATCTGACACTGGGATCTGACATTCAGGTTCTGGAACTTAATGAATACGACAATTCCCGTCTCATAAAAATCAGAAATAAGGAAGTGTTTGTTTCAGAAAAGATTTGTATGCATCTGATTATGAAACGCCTGTAG
- the gpmA gene encoding histidine phosphatase family protein produces the protein MATIYLVRHGQASLGMSNYDALSVTGVEQSALLGRELLRRNLQFDKIICGAMQRHRQTALHCLEAMQVKAEIIRDSAWNEFDHMDIISRYEPRYTDVQEIVKDIGAAENPRQKIMNTLVAAFSRWTEGKHDDYKETWTAFCQRVWRGMERLRQQLGHRQRALVFTSGGPACVIAGEILGLTPLKILELQLSLANAAICQFRNSSSGLQLVTFNDHAHFQGENKKLLTWQ, from the coding sequence ATGGCTACGATTTATCTGGTCCGGCATGGACAAGCATCTTTGGGAATGTCTAATTATGACGCGTTGTCTGTAACCGGTGTGGAACAATCAGCGTTGCTTGGCCGTGAGCTGCTCAGACGCAATCTGCAATTTGACAAGATTATTTGCGGAGCTATGCAGCGTCATCGGCAGACGGCCTTGCACTGCCTGGAGGCGATGCAGGTGAAAGCCGAAATCATTCGTGATTCGGCATGGAATGAATTTGATCATATGGACATCATTAGCCGCTATGAGCCGCGCTATACGGATGTGCAGGAGATTGTAAAAGATATTGGTGCCGCAGAGAATCCCAGGCAAAAAATAATGAATACACTTGTGGCGGCTTTTTCCCGGTGGACCGAAGGCAAGCATGACGACTACAAAGAAACCTGGACTGCCTTTTGCCAGCGGGTGTGGAGGGGCATGGAGCGTCTCAGGCAACAGCTAGGGCACCGTCAGCGTGCGCTGGTTTTTACTTCCGGAGGACCGGCGTGTGTCATTGCCGGTGAAATTCTGGGATTGACGCCATTGAAAATTTTAGAGCTTCAATTGAGCCTGGCGAATGCGGCCATTTGCCAGTTTAGAAATTCTTCTTCCGGTTTGCAGCTGGTTACCTTTAATGATCATGCACATTTTCAGGGGGAAAACAAAAAGCTGCTTACCTGGCAATAA
- a CDS encoding aminoglycoside phosphotransferase, protein MSQHLLDKPMPVRPGEELPIEKIDAWLKQQIAGLSGTPVVTQYTGGASNWTYRLQYPEHDWVLRCPPKGTKAASAHDMAREYHIQKALMPYYPVPRMVAFCDDHSVMGCDFYVMEHVKGIILRKNLPKGLTLTRGQTRQLCMQVLETLIRLHTIDIEKTGLSRFGKGVGYVQRQIDGWTYRYQKARTWNVPRCTFVMQWLKHNMPKQERLCLIHNDFRLDNIVLSPDDPLKIIGVLDWEMATIGDPLMDLGNSLAYWVQADDDFLNKKMRRQPTHLPGMFTRQEVIAYYCDRMGFNPADFTFYQVYGLFRLAVIAQQIYYRYFHRQTRNPAFRHFWIMVHYLNWRCRRLIKEKR, encoded by the coding sequence ATGTCTCAGCATCTTCTTGACAAGCCTATGCCCGTACGTCCGGGAGAAGAACTGCCAATAGAGAAAATAGACGCGTGGCTCAAACAGCAGATTGCCGGATTGTCCGGCACTCCCGTGGTAACGCAATATACCGGAGGTGCATCCAACTGGACCTATCGTCTACAGTATCCGGAACATGACTGGGTGTTGCGCTGTCCCCCGAAAGGTACCAAGGCAGCTTCCGCACATGATATGGCACGCGAATATCACATTCAGAAAGCATTAATGCCTTATTATCCCGTGCCGCGTATGGTGGCTTTTTGTGATGACCACAGCGTGATGGGGTGTGACTTTTATGTGATGGAACATGTAAAGGGAATCATTCTGCGAAAGAATCTACCCAAGGGATTGACATTAACCCGCGGGCAAACACGGCAGCTATGCATGCAAGTGCTTGAAACCCTCATCCGCTTGCATACAATTGATATAGAAAAAACCGGCTTGAGCCGTTTCGGCAAGGGAGTTGGCTACGTGCAACGGCAGATTGACGGTTGGACATACCGCTATCAGAAAGCCCGCACCTGGAATGTGCCGCGTTGCACTTTCGTAATGCAATGGCTGAAACACAACATGCCTAAGCAAGAGCGGTTGTGTCTTATTCATAATGACTTTCGGCTTGACAACATTGTTCTTTCCCCGGATGACCCGCTGAAAATTATCGGGGTACTGGACTGGGAAATGGCCACTATTGGTGATCCGCTCATGGATCTGGGCAACTCCCTGGCTTACTGGGTTCAAGCGGATGACGATTTCCTCAATAAAAAAATGCGCAGGCAACCTACGCATCTGCCCGGCATGTTTACCCGCCAGGAGGTGATTGCCTATTATTGTGACAGGATGGGTTTCAATCCGGCTGATTTTACTTTTTATCAGGTATACGGGCTCTTTCGCCTGGCCGTGATCGCTCAGCAGATATATTACCGCTATTTTCATCGGCAAACCCGCAATCCGGCATTTAGGCATTTCTGGATTATGGTGCATTATCTGAACTGGCGATGTCGCAGACTGATTAAAGAAAAGCGCTAA
- a CDS encoding putative acyl-CoA dehydrogenase, which translates to MDFQHSPKATAFISKIRNFIEHKIKPVEYDYFKSLHDKRHGGDWKKYEVQPLIEELKAQARAEGLWNLFLPDSKYGAGLKVTEYAPLAEEMGRSFIAPEVFNCNAPDTGNMEVLYHYGSEEQKERWLKPLLNGEIRSAFCMTEPDVASSDATNMRATAIISGEEVIINGRKWWSTGIGHPKCRFVIFMGLTYPEAERHSRHSMVIVPLNTPGVRIERMLPVFNDYDEPYGHGEVSFTDVRVPVSHIIAGPGRGFEIAQGRLGPGRIHHCMRCIGAAEEALKMMIQRGLSRVAFGKPLINLGGNRERIATLRIAIDQARLLTLYAAWKIDAEGVFSAMTEISAIKVVAPNVLQQVIDEAIQLHGGAGLSNDLPLAAMFALARVLRIADGPDAVHRGLIARMELAKYPSPQYTK; encoded by the coding sequence ATGGACTTTCAACATAGCCCCAAAGCAACTGCTTTTATCAGCAAAATCAGGAATTTCATTGAGCATAAAATAAAACCCGTTGAATATGATTACTTCAAGTCTCTCCACGACAAACGACATGGAGGCGACTGGAAAAAGTATGAAGTGCAGCCGCTGATTGAAGAGCTGAAAGCGCAAGCCAGAGCAGAAGGATTGTGGAATCTTTTTCTCCCTGATTCAAAGTATGGTGCAGGCCTCAAAGTAACTGAATATGCTCCCCTGGCTGAAGAAATGGGACGCAGCTTCATCGCCCCGGAAGTATTTAACTGCAATGCCCCCGACACGGGCAACATGGAAGTGCTCTATCACTATGGCTCCGAAGAGCAGAAAGAACGATGGCTCAAACCCTTGCTAAACGGTGAAATACGTTCAGCCTTCTGTATGACCGAACCAGACGTTGCCTCTTCCGATGCTACGAACATGCGGGCAACTGCAATAATTAGCGGAGAAGAAGTCATTATTAATGGGCGGAAATGGTGGTCAACCGGCATTGGTCATCCCAAATGCCGGTTTGTCATTTTCATGGGGCTTACCTACCCCGAAGCAGAGCGCCACAGCAGACACAGCATGGTGATCGTTCCCTTGAATACGCCTGGAGTACGGATTGAGCGCATGCTGCCTGTGTTTAATGATTATGATGAACCTTACGGGCATGGCGAAGTGTCGTTCACTGACGTGCGGGTGCCGGTATCTCATATTATTGCTGGTCCCGGTCGTGGTTTTGAAATCGCCCAGGGAAGGTTAGGGCCGGGGCGCATTCATCATTGCATGCGCTGCATCGGTGCGGCTGAAGAAGCCTTAAAGATGATGATTCAACGGGGGTTGTCACGGGTGGCATTCGGCAAGCCGCTTATCAATTTAGGGGGCAACCGCGAACGGATTGCCACCCTGCGTATCGCCATTGATCAGGCACGGCTGCTCACCCTTTACGCAGCATGGAAAATAGATGCCGAAGGTGTTTTCAGCGCTATGACCGAGATTTCTGCCATTAAGGTGGTTGCTCCTAATGTGCTGCAGCAGGTCATAGATGAGGCTATTCAGTTGCATGGCGGAGCAGGACTGTCCAATGATTTACCGCTGGCGGCCATGTTCGCACTGGCCCGCGTGTTACGCATAGCCGATGGACCTGATGCGGTGCATCGCGGCCTGATAGCTCGCATGGAACTGGCTAAGTATCCCTCGCCCCAATACACCAAGTGA
- the priA gene encoding primosomal protein N' — protein sequence MLFADVILPLPVPGMFTYKVPEALQNRVEIGKRVVVQFGSRKLYAAIIAVLHHTAPQLYKPKSILDILDDQPVVYPANIAFWRWVADYYMCSIGEVMHAALPPGLKLDSETTIALHPAWDESLTDLDNEEFIITETLRNKHSLTLNQVEKITGTRSPHKLIKSLIEKNAVFAFETFSERYKPKTKTVLHLAAELSDESRLGSLLDELQRAPRQHRALLAFLEAGTPEPDKSALLSQPGVTAAAVRQLIQKGILQEKKITVDRLPSAAFSKPFTYELNVLQQRALEEIRQWFQHKNTVLLHGVNASGKTFVYTSLIKETLHSGRQALLLLPEIAMSTQTLNRLQELIGPQVGIYHSGFGINERVEIWNKLLRKDYSVIIGTRSAVFLPFDHLGLVIIDEEQDASYRQSDAAPGYHARDTAIALAYHTGAKTLLGSSVPSVDSYQNARTGKYGFVSLRERYDKAPLPKITVVNLREEIKKRRMQSVFSWTLLEAIKQTLARNEQVILFKNRRGFAPYLSCHNCGWIPKCISCDVSLSFFKERNILRCHYCGYASNPITQCPKCGSADIRLHGFGTEKAEEDIKICFPDSTVGRLDYDAARTRAAGERILQDFEQHHIDILVGTQMIVRAMEADSLTLTAILSADQLLGFPDFRVNERAFQFLEQLAGKAARKDRNTHIIIQAFDATHPLLEFAIRHDFEGFFYHEIPFRKKFSYPPFSRLIRLTFKHRNKDTAAKGARHFLHSINNSHPYLQLLGPAPPFVERMKNLYLQQILIKIKKTAPLQQIKTHILQNLKSTRQHPGFKSLKVEIEVDP from the coding sequence ATGCTGTTTGCTGACGTAATTCTCCCCCTGCCGGTGCCGGGAATGTTTACCTACAAAGTGCCGGAAGCATTGCAAAACCGGGTGGAAATCGGCAAACGAGTGGTGGTGCAGTTTGGTTCACGTAAGCTCTATGCAGCCATAATAGCCGTCTTGCATCACACAGCTCCTCAGTTGTACAAACCTAAGTCCATACTGGATATACTGGATGATCAACCGGTGGTCTATCCGGCAAACATTGCCTTCTGGAGGTGGGTGGCTGATTATTACATGTGTTCCATCGGGGAGGTTATGCATGCAGCCCTCCCGCCCGGTTTGAAGCTGGATAGCGAAACCACCATTGCGCTCCATCCTGCATGGGATGAATCTCTTACAGATCTGGATAATGAAGAGTTTATCATCACTGAAACTCTGAGAAACAAACATTCTTTAACCCTGAATCAGGTTGAAAAAATTACCGGCACCCGCTCCCCCCACAAGCTGATTAAATCCCTTATAGAAAAAAATGCAGTCTTTGCATTTGAAACCTTCTCGGAGCGCTATAAGCCTAAAACTAAAACCGTATTACACCTTGCCGCGGAGCTGAGCGATGAATCAAGGCTGGGCAGCCTCCTGGATGAGCTGCAGCGGGCACCCCGCCAGCACCGGGCATTGTTGGCTTTTCTGGAAGCAGGGACACCCGAACCCGACAAGTCTGCTTTGCTCAGTCAACCGGGAGTCACTGCCGCTGCAGTCCGACAGCTTATACAAAAAGGCATACTGCAGGAGAAAAAGATAACAGTTGACCGCTTGCCTTCTGCTGCATTTTCAAAGCCTTTTACATACGAGCTGAATGTTTTGCAACAGCGGGCATTGGAGGAAATACGCCAATGGTTTCAGCATAAGAATACCGTTTTGCTTCATGGCGTCAATGCGTCCGGCAAAACATTTGTGTATACCAGCCTCATAAAGGAGACCTTGCACAGTGGAAGGCAGGCGCTCCTGTTGCTTCCTGAAATTGCGATGTCAACACAAACCTTAAACCGCCTGCAGGAATTAATCGGGCCACAGGTAGGTATCTATCATTCGGGATTCGGCATCAACGAGAGGGTAGAAATATGGAACAAACTGCTCCGGAAGGACTACTCGGTAATTATCGGTACCCGGTCGGCCGTTTTTCTCCCGTTTGATCACCTGGGTCTGGTTATCATTGATGAAGAGCAGGACGCATCCTATCGCCAGTCGGATGCCGCTCCGGGTTATCATGCCAGAGACACTGCCATCGCCCTGGCGTATCATACCGGAGCAAAAACATTGCTCGGTTCGAGCGTACCCTCCGTGGACAGCTACCAAAATGCCCGCACCGGCAAATATGGTTTTGTCAGCCTCCGGGAACGCTATGACAAGGCCCCTCTTCCGAAAATAACTGTCGTAAACCTGCGTGAGGAAATCAAAAAACGCAGAATGCAATCCGTCTTCTCATGGACTCTCCTTGAGGCTATAAAACAAACACTGGCCCGCAATGAACAAGTCATTCTTTTCAAAAACAGAAGAGGTTTTGCGCCCTACCTCTCCTGCCACAACTGCGGCTGGATCCCCAAATGCATCAGCTGTGATGTAAGTCTCTCTTTTTTCAAAGAGCGTAACATCCTGCGCTGCCATTATTGTGGCTATGCTTCCAACCCCATCACACAGTGCCCGAAGTGCGGCTCAGCGGATATACGACTCCATGGATTTGGCACTGAAAAAGCCGAAGAAGATATAAAAATCTGTTTCCCCGATTCCACTGTGGGCAGGCTTGACTATGATGCAGCCCGTACCCGCGCAGCGGGCGAACGCATCCTGCAGGATTTTGAGCAACATCATATTGACATCCTGGTAGGCACGCAGATGATTGTGCGAGCTATGGAAGCTGACTCTCTTACCTTAACCGCTATCCTCAGTGCCGATCAGCTGCTGGGCTTCCCTGACTTTCGTGTAAACGAGCGTGCTTTTCAGTTTCTTGAACAACTAGCAGGAAAGGCTGCTCGTAAAGACCGAAACACACACATTATCATTCAGGCTTTTGATGCTACGCATCCGCTCCTGGAATTTGCAATCCGCCATGACTTTGAAGGATTTTTCTATCACGAAATCCCTTTCAGAAAGAAATTTTCCTATCCTCCCTTCAGCCGCCTGATACGGCTCACTTTCAAGCACCGCAATAAAGACACTGCCGCAAAAGGGGCCAGGCATTTTCTGCACAGTATAAATAATAGCCACCCGTACCTGCAATTACTCGGACCCGCTCCGCCTTTTGTAGAAAGAATGAAAAACCTGTATCTGCAGCAGATACTGATCAAAATCAAAAAAACTGCTCCTTTACAGCAGATAAAAACCCATATCCTGCAAAACCTGAAATCCACCCGTCAGCACCCCGGTTTTAAATCCCTGAAAGTGGAAATTGAAGTAGACCCCTGA
- the truA gene encoding tRNA pseudouridine synthase A, with the protein MRFFLEICFRGTRYKGWQVQVGARTVQAEVDRALSVVFHTDIRCAGCGRTDTGVHARQFFVHFDAPSPPSDDLLYKLNRILPEDIAAKRFIQVHPRARARQDAVHRTYTYFVHFRKDPFLTDASYYFPYQTPDIAKMHAAASLLRGYQDFRPLSVREPKDKYTRCTIFRSQWKVINDYRMSYTVTADHFLRGMVRRTVGAMLLIGTGKLTLDEFDAVMTATGRFRYIPAAPGCGLWLVSVKYPYIRDESAPITLDDSFLPCE; encoded by the coding sequence ATGCGGTTTTTTCTGGAAATCTGTTTCCGCGGTACCCGATATAAAGGCTGGCAGGTTCAGGTGGGTGCCCGAACCGTGCAGGCCGAGGTAGATCGCGCATTGTCCGTCGTATTCCATACCGACATTCGCTGTGCAGGTTGCGGCCGCACCGATACGGGAGTGCATGCCCGGCAGTTTTTTGTGCATTTTGATGCGCCATCACCTCCTTCGGATGATTTGCTTTATAAACTCAATCGCATTCTGCCGGAAGACATAGCTGCCAAACGCTTTATTCAGGTGCATCCCCGTGCGCGTGCCCGCCAGGATGCGGTGCACCGCACCTATACGTACTTCGTCCATTTCAGAAAAGACCCCTTCCTCACGGACGCAAGCTATTACTTCCCATACCAGACACCTGATATTGCAAAAATGCATGCGGCTGCTTCGCTGTTGAGAGGTTATCAGGATTTCAGGCCATTAAGTGTCCGCGAGCCGAAAGATAAATATACCCGTTGCACCATCTTTCGTTCGCAATGGAAAGTCATCAATGATTATCGCATGAGCTACACGGTTACCGCTGATCATTTTCTGCGCGGTATGGTGCGCAGAACGGTAGGAGCCATGTTGTTAATCGGCACAGGTAAGCTGACGCTGGATGAGTTTGATGCCGTGATGACAGCCACCGGACGCTTCCGATATATACCAGCCGCGCCGGGTTGTGGTCTCTGGCTGGTAAGTGTAAAGTATCCGTATATCCGGGATGAGAGTGCCCCGATAACCCTGGATGATAGTTTCCTTCCGTGTGAATAA
- the ybbC gene encoding hydrolase, producing MAVKNIIFDLGGVIIDLFPDRVVNMLKEKFPGRNFTLLYQHPLFTDLETGRIAPSEFRNQVRVFFQFHISDEEIDKCLNAMLGEIPPPRIEVLKKARQRYTTVLLSNTNPIHLAAIESYVTETYNIPRLDHLFYRTYYSHLVGLRKPDVRLFIKVLKENNFHPEETLFLDDTDANLSAAGILGIQTQKVTPETPLTDILLNC from the coding sequence ATGGCTGTAAAAAATATCATTTTTGATTTAGGGGGTGTAATCATTGATTTGTTTCCTGACAGGGTAGTTAATATGCTGAAGGAAAAGTTCCCCGGCCGAAACTTCACCCTGCTTTATCAGCATCCTCTCTTTACAGACTTGGAAACAGGCCGTATTGCACCATCCGAATTTAGAAATCAGGTAAGAGTCTTTTTTCAGTTTCATATCTCCGATGAGGAAATAGATAAATGTCTGAATGCTATGCTGGGCGAAATTCCTCCTCCTCGCATTGAAGTGTTAAAAAAAGCCAGGCAGCGTTATACCACCGTGCTGCTCAGCAATACCAACCCTATTCATCTTGCAGCCATAGAAAGCTACGTTACAGAAACCTACAATATACCCCGGCTGGATCATCTTTTTTACAGAACATACTACTCCCATCTCGTGGGTCTCCGGAAGCCAGATGTCCGGTTATTTATAAAAGTGCTGAAAGAAAACAACTTTCATCCCGAAGAAACACTTTTTCTGGATGATACGGATGCAAATTTGTCCGCTGCCGGTATATTGGGGATTCAAACGCAAAAGGTCACGCCCGAAACCCCGCTTACAGATATTCTCTTAAATTGCTGA
- the nolO gene encoding hypothetical protein → MYILGISAFYHDSAAAILHDGHIIAAAQEERFTRKKHDAGFPKKAVEFCLRYSGRSIDELDAVAFYDKPFLKFERLLETYYCFAPQGLSSFVAAMPVWMKEKLFLKKLILDELAAIEPFDKRKLKLLFPEHHLSHAASAFYPSNKQEAAILTIDGVGEWATASICHGKDNQIQIIKELHFPHSVGMLYSAFTYYLGFRVNSGEYKLMGLAPYGNPRASRTVKYREKIFKELIDLKEDGSVWLNQKYFNYAVGLTMAKDDEWALLFDITRRRPESEITQAHCDLALAIQQVTEEILRRMARHAREQTGSEHLCLAGGVALNCVANGKLLKEGIFRDIYIQPAAGDAGGALGAAYSAWHIYFNKSRHFSSVYDCMQGAYLGPAYSHLDVEQLSRKFHAPYTHYDDFDALCIAVAQRMDQGAIVGWFQGRSEWGPRALGNRSILADPRNPEMQKRLNLKIKFRESFRPFAPAVLQEDADKYFDLPVSSPYMLLVGEVKEALRNKLPPDFHELSLRDKLYFNRSALPAITHLDFSARVQTVSKEINPRFYSLLRAFREITGIGILVNTSFNVRGEPIVNSPDDAYRCFMNTDMDFLVIENYLFDKKQQPHKKIENTFSNVLD, encoded by the coding sequence ATGTATATACTGGGAATATCTGCGTTTTATCATGATTCTGCTGCGGCTATACTGCATGACGGACACATCATCGCTGCCGCCCAGGAGGAGAGGTTTACCCGGAAGAAACATGATGCAGGCTTTCCCAAAAAGGCTGTGGAATTCTGTCTCCGCTACAGTGGCCGAAGCATTGATGAACTGGATGCGGTGGCTTTTTATGACAAGCCGTTTTTGAAGTTTGAGCGATTGCTGGAAACATACTATTGCTTTGCTCCACAGGGACTATCCTCATTCGTTGCGGCCATGCCGGTCTGGATGAAGGAAAAGCTGTTTTTGAAAAAACTTATTCTTGACGAGCTTGCTGCCATCGAGCCTTTTGACAAGAGAAAATTGAAGCTGCTGTTCCCTGAGCATCACCTTTCACATGCTGCCAGCGCCTTCTATCCCTCCAACAAACAGGAAGCCGCTATTCTCACCATTGATGGTGTAGGCGAATGGGCTACCGCTTCTATCTGTCATGGCAAAGACAATCAGATTCAGATTATCAAAGAACTGCACTTCCCGCATTCGGTGGGCATGCTATATTCAGCCTTTACCTATTATCTCGGATTCCGGGTAAACTCAGGAGAGTATAAACTCATGGGTCTGGCTCCCTATGGTAATCCGCGGGCATCCAGAACTGTTAAATACCGTGAAAAAATTTTTAAGGAGCTCATAGATCTGAAAGAGGACGGTTCGGTATGGTTAAATCAGAAATATTTTAACTATGCCGTAGGACTGACCATGGCTAAGGATGACGAGTGGGCGCTGCTTTTCGATATCACAAGGCGCAGGCCTGAATCTGAAATCACACAGGCTCACTGCGATCTGGCTCTGGCCATTCAACAGGTTACCGAGGAGATCCTACGGAGAATGGCGCGGCATGCCCGGGAGCAAACCGGCAGTGAGCACCTTTGTCTGGCCGGTGGGGTGGCGCTGAATTGTGTTGCCAATGGTAAACTGCTTAAAGAGGGTATTTTTCGGGACATCTATATTCAACCTGCTGCAGGTGATGCAGGGGGTGCCTTGGGTGCTGCATATAGTGCTTGGCATATTTATTTTAATAAGTCACGTCATTTCAGCTCTGTCTATGATTGTATGCAGGGGGCTTACCTTGGTCCCGCTTATAGTCATTTGGATGTGGAACAATTGTCCAGAAAATTTCATGCCCCCTATACCCACTACGATGATTTTGATGCTTTATGCATAGCTGTGGCACAACGCATGGATCAGGGTGCTATTGTCGGTTGGTTTCAGGGACGCTCCGAGTGGGGGCCGCGCGCGTTAGGCAACCGCAGTATCCTGGCAGACCCTCGTAACCCGGAGATGCAGAAACGCTTGAATCTGAAAATAAAATTCCGCGAGAGCTTCCGCCCTTTTGCACCAGCCGTCCTGCAGGAAGATGCTGATAAGTACTTTGATTTACCGGTGAGTTCTCCTTATATGCTTTTAGTAGGGGAAGTAAAAGAAGCTCTCCGAAACAAACTGCCACCCGATTTTCATGAACTTAGCCTGCGGGATAAACTTTACTTCAACAGATCAGCCCTCCCGGCTATCACACATCTGGACTTTAGTGCGCGCGTGCAGACAGTCAGCAAAGAAATCAATCCGCGCTTCTATAGCTTGCTACGGGCATTTCGGGAAATAACCGGTATCGGAATACTGGTAAATACCAGCTTTAATGTTCGGGGAGAACCCATCGTCAATTCTCCGGATGATGCCTATCGTTGTTTTATGAATACGGACATGGATTTCCTTGTCATTGAAAACTACCTGTTTGACAAGAAGCAGCAGCCACACAAAAAAATAGAAAATACTTTCAGTAATGTGTTGGATTAA
- a CDS encoding aspartyl-tRNA amidotransferase subunit B, with translation MNLEQKVAAAMKEAMLAKDQAALRGLRAIKAAITLAQTAEGGKKNLDAAQEVQLLQKLIKQRKDSLAIYTQQRRDDLAQKEREEIEVIEKFLPQQLSPEEIKEILKKIIADSGASGIKDMGKVMGLATRELAGRADNKTVADMVKMLLTQTV, from the coding sequence ATGAATCTAGAACAAAAAGTAGCCGCAGCCATGAAAGAGGCCATGCTGGCCAAAGATCAAGCCGCACTGCGGGGATTAAGGGCAATCAAAGCTGCCATTACGCTGGCCCAAACAGCCGAAGGTGGTAAAAAAAATCTGGATGCTGCTCAGGAAGTGCAACTGCTGCAAAAACTAATTAAGCAACGTAAAGACAGCCTGGCTATTTATACCCAACAGCGCCGGGACGACCTGGCACAAAAAGAACGTGAAGAAATTGAGGTAATAGAAAAGTTTCTGCCACAACAACTCAGTCCAGAAGAAATCAAAGAGATATTAAAAAAAATTATCGCAGACTCAGGAGCCTCCGGAATAAAAGACATGGGTAAGGTTATGGGGTTAGCTACCCGTGAACTTGCCGGCAGGGCAGATAACAAGACTGTTGCCGACATGGTAAAAATGCTATTAACGCAAACAGTCTGA
- the pcbD gene encoding alpha/beta hydrolase has product MIARLTSQAMHTEIFTEGQFKYYEAGRGQILLLLHGLFGSLSNFKQVIDYFSKKMKVSIPLLPLYELPPEKTGIEGLVNYLHDFIHFKQYNDVILTGNSLGGHIALMYTLKYPEKVKAIALTGSSGLFENSLGVDYPKKSDYDFVRNKTEYTFYNPATATKELVDEVYEIVNNREKAIRILHLARSALRNNLREQLKNISVPVMLIWGKNDRITPPFVGEEFHRLLPTSSLEFINKCGHAAMMEQPEEFNRILDNFISKIEAGIT; this is encoded by the coding sequence ATGATTGCCCGTTTAACATCCCAAGCCATGCACACAGAAATATTCACCGAAGGGCAATTCAAATATTACGAAGCCGGCAGAGGTCAGATACTGCTGCTGCTGCACGGTTTGTTCGGGTCGTTAAGCAACTTCAAACAGGTGATTGATTATTTTTCAAAGAAAATGAAAGTATCTATTCCTCTTTTACCTCTATATGAGCTCCCGCCAGAGAAAACCGGAATAGAGGGATTGGTAAACTACTTACATGATTTTATACATTTCAAACAATATAATGATGTAATTCTTACGGGAAACTCATTGGGAGGGCATATTGCGCTTATGTACACCCTTAAATATCCTGAAAAGGTAAAAGCCATCGCCCTGACCGGAAGCTCCGGATTGTTTGAAAATTCGCTTGGAGTAGATTATCCGAAAAAAAGTGATTATGATTTTGTACGCAATAAAACAGAATACACGTTTTATAATCCGGCAACGGCTACTAAAGAACTGGTAGATGAAGTATATGAAATTGTAAATAACCGGGAGAAAGCTATCCGGATCTTACATTTGGCCCGTTCTGCCCTGCGTAATAATTTGCGTGAACAATTAAAAAACATCTCGGTTCCGGTAATGCTGATTTGGGGTAAAAACGACCGCATTACACCCCCTTTTGTAGGCGAGGAATTTCACCGGCTACTGCCCACTTCTTCACTAGAATTTATTAACAAATGCGGTCATGCAGCCATGATGGAGCAGCCTGAAGAGTTCAACCGAATTCTTGATAATTTCATATCCAAAATTGAAGCCGGTATAACATGA